In the genome of Danaus plexippus chromosome 18 unlocalized genomic scaffold, MEX_DaPlex mxdp_20, whole genome shotgun sequence, the window aaaactaattttgtttgataCCTAACATTACAATACTCAACAATAGGCATTTGACCTCAACATATTACAACTTGGAGGCAAACTAATGTAGTCCTATCAAGATATATTTATCTCATGCTTGTGTCAACATACTCCTgggcataaaatatatttactatagcACCCcatgtatattaattgttcCATGGATCTAGTctgaatgaagccatagcattaaaaaatatattaattgattaatacCCTAATATGGTGCACTTAAAataggaattatttttttcatagattACTCAAGGATTTCAATGTAGGCCGATAATggtaaaataatgaaagagttgaatttttatttctttaagaaaCAGATAAATATACTAACTTTTCTAATAAAGAatcatattcattattatagaaatatatttaaagataaactcacattaattattgaaaagcaaaaattgttgttataaatacatttggaactgggtaataatatttttaaccagTGCTACCTGGTTccttttgaatttcaaaatttccTTTTGATTTCTACTTGCCCTTAAATGACCATGATTTAATCCAagctttaaatatagaaacaacttttatttgaCCACTAAAAAGGAAGAGGTTCTATTtgattgtatatttatcatacgGAGCAAATTCACATATAATATCTGAGTgtacatttcaatatattgaagtaaaataaaataggaaatgttgaatttttaaagtagTCTATGAGGTGGAAAAAATGTATATCCCTTATTAtgcttacataattttttctatatatttattgtagtcTGAGAATCTTAATTGCAATAATTTGCATAACTTGCCAGCACTCagatattacaattaaaaaaaaatatatcatatgcACTTAAAATGCTTTCCCTacataatctatttaaattctatattattatttgaagtcttaaatattttatgagcagatatataaaattcaaaaaatactaACATAAAACTTCAATATCTATATtgcaatgtaaaaaaaagattctgatgaatttggttaaaaatagatttaaaataaaaatacaaaaataaatttgtagaaattgtttttaattaaatacattttctaatgAATGTGGTAAACTAGGTTTTGAAAGTAGCGGATGTGAAGTAGCTCACGCTCCAGATATACATGTGTGAGCCTGACCCAGTGAAGTGCATATACTGAGATCACTTAGCTGAGAAgattcattatacatattccattgcatttcaattaaaataatttaatttggttaaaaattatttacgtcTCAAGAGCATCGTTAGTTTTAGTTAGTTGTTCAGATAAGTTTCCGCATAACGAGTTTTTAACTAAACGAATTGTAGTATATTACGTTGCGTGGGATGAAAACGTGCGCGCGTCTATTGATTTTACCCATACACCACTGCTCTATCTCCGAGACTAAAGATCATGACCATATTCTGCTATTTTTATGTTgatcaaaagttttttatttcaattatgcatttttttatcataacggCGCGGCGTAGAACTTTTTTTAACATCCgtctaagaaaaaaaatattaacattcatattttatttaattgtcaaatattaaattaacatgtatcttatatttatgttaaaaaaaacggTTATATGTATTCCAAATGATACATATaactatagaaaaaatatttaacaattactCGTAAGTTCatgatatattatagattttttaaacttgGTAAATCaattgttagtttttaaatttaaccctTGTATCAGTTTTCCGGACGGTAgacatgaattaaaattcGAAGGTCGCTGCGACGCTTGTTAGCCAACACGCCATTGCATGCCAGCCAGTAGTTACACGTACAACCGATACAAtcgaaatattaagttatatttttaagacacagaatttatatgttaaatttgaaGCACTTTCGCTTTCaaggaaatgaaaaaaattggaaaaggaaataacaaaatatgcgaggaaagttttttttttgtctatataaCAAGAGcgcaatgattttttttatcatgcaATTCGTATCCAGGCCGTAATGAACTGTTTAATCTTGGTCAAGTACAGCTGAAGAGCTGCCAAGCTACATCTTAATGGCGTAATTACTCCAAATCTCGGGCGTTATTAAAACAGACTGGAAGTTAAAGTAACTTCTATTTaggttacaatttttaattagattatCGTTTATGTTAACGTCCTGCGAGGGTGGAATTACTCAATCGCCACCCCTTGAGCGTTCAAGGtcgttcataaatttttatacacaataatAACCAATATTATACACTAAATAGTGtactcattaaatttattcataagtaCTCACAAATGTCAATTAGATTCActcatttacttttaacatatataatcatatatatatatatatatatatacctcaGAGAGCCGACCCTGGCTAACATGGGAAGAGGCAAAGATGATATATATCTCAGAGATTTATTTGATCaacaataattgtataatatgtaattaaaggCTTTGCAgtttatcttattaattataactaccTTCTGCTTCATTTGACTTGTGAGGTTGTTTCAATGATAAACTTTTATCTGTATCCTATGATACACATCTTTAATTTCacaatcaacattttttttatatataatattgtataaaatgtccattaatattgataatattatcacgttttatttagttatcatTTAACAAATTCACACtgcattcaataaaaatgcTCATTGGTACCTAAAaccataatttattgattgactAGCCAATACTGTCTTGTTTCAGCTTCAGTCTGCGACCTCATCAATCAAAGCCTCATTTATAATggatagtaatttaattttaatggcagtttttttactttttgggATTCTTCGTAATCTTTCATGAAGTGATAATAGGAAGAGACGATCTTCGTTATCCTCATTATCATCTATAGTGTCTTCATCGTCAATCATTTTACGtttgaatttgttttcaattctttgttcatatttattgTCATCGCTCGTTTGATTGAATTCTACATCAACATCATAATAGACATATTCTGGTTCATCATCAGCTTCCTTCTCAGCAATATTCATAACATTGGACAAGAAACGTAACTGTTTGTAATACACATATTCACTTTTACGGTTTGCACCCGAACCATAGTTCTTTTGTCTTTTTAGTTCTCTGGCAAAACTAGTTCTTATGTTCTTCCATCTTTTTTGAAGAGTAAGtcctgtaataaaatttgttttaaagacgaggtttgtatatataataaatataaacaatccTAGATAATCAAAAAAGTATTCTAGTGATTTAAAAGTATGTTTAGTAATGTTCTTTAACGgcaca includes:
- the LOC116773037 gene encoding uncharacterized protein LOC116773037, yielding MSNFDTRKLINEIKKRPSIWDTSSTDNTNKELKKKDWNEIVAIFGGDDISASDRHLLRLTLQKRWKNIRTSFARELKRQKNYGSGANRKSEYVYYKQLRFLSNVMNIAEKEADDEPEYVYYDVDVEFNQTSDDNKYEQRIENKFKRKMIDDEDTIDDNEDNEDRLFLLSLHERLRRIPKSKKTAIKIKLLSIINEALIDEVAD